The proteins below are encoded in one region of Populus alba chromosome 2, ASM523922v2, whole genome shotgun sequence:
- the LOC118052822 gene encoding uncharacterized protein isoform X2 gives MDSARSWFQKFQPREKFRSPSRRKEGGAEDNEDTISEMDGEAHSNVTKQKVAAAKRYIENHYKEQMKNLQERKERRTTLEKKLADADVSEEDQSNLLKFLEKKETEYMRLQRHKMGVDDFELLTMIGKGAFGEVRICREKTTGQVYAMKKLKKSEMLRRGQVEHVKAERNLLTEVDSNCIVKLYCSFQDDGFLYLIMEYLPGGDMMTLLMRKDTLTEDEARFYVGETVLAIESIHKRNYIHRDIKPDNLLLDRYGHLRLSDFGLCKPLDCSTIQEGDFSVVNNNSNGTTQNEERPAAPRRTQQEQLEHWQKNRRMLAFSTVGTPDYIAPEVLLKKGYGMECDWWSLGAIMYEMLVGYPPFYSDEPLSTCRKIVNWRTHLKFPEEAKLSPAAKDLISKLLCNVDQRLGTNGADEIKAHPWFNGVEWDKLYQMEAAFIPEVKDDLDTQNFVKFEESENEPQTTSKTGPWRKMLSSKDVNFVGYTYKNFEIVNDYQVPGMEGESEAIESSVTAPGDETSRGSFLNLLPPRLEVSRKSNETIIRFH, from the exons ATGGATTCAGCAAGGAGTTGGTTTCAAAAATTTCAACCGAGAGAAAAGTTTAGGTCTCCTTCGAGGAGGAAGGAGGGAGGTGCTGAGGATAATGAAGATACGATATCGGAAATGGATGGGGAAGCTCATTCCAATGTCACCAAGCAGAAAGTTGCTGCGGCTAAGCGGTATATTGAGAATCATTACAAAGAGCAGATGAAGAATCTACAAGAGAGGAAGGAACG acGGACGACATTGGAAAAGAAGTTGGCGGATGCTGATGTGTCTGAGGAAGATCAGAGCAACTTACTTAAATTCCTGGAGAAGAAGGAAACTGAATACATGCGCCTCCAGAGGCATAAAATGGGTGTTGATGATTTTGAATTGTTGACAATGATTGGCAAGGGTGCGTTTGGGGAG GTCAGAATCTGTAGAGAAAAAACAACAGGCCAAGTGTATGCTATGAAAAAGCTTAAGAAATCAGAGATGTTGCGCAGGGGCCAG GTTGAGCATGTTAAAGCTGAAAGGAATCTGCTCACTGAGGTTGACAGCAATTGCATTGTCAAACTGTACTGTTCTTTTCAAGATGATGGGTTTCTCTACCTTATCATGGAATATTTACCCGGTGGAGATATGATGACTTTACTTATGAGAAAAGATACCTTGACAGAAGATGAAGCTAGATTTTATGTTGGAGAAACAGTTTTGGCTATTGAATCTATCCATAAGCGTAATTACATCCATAG GGATATTAAGCCCGACAACCTGCTACTTGATAGATATGGGCACTTGAGGCTATCTGATTTTGGACTGTGTAAACCATTGGACTGCAGTACCATCCAAGAAGGAGACTTTTCAGTAGTAAACAACAATAGTAATGGGACCACCCAGAATGAAGAACGCCCAGCAGCTCCTAGGCGCACACAGCAAGAGCAATTGGAACATTGGCAAAAGAATAGGAGGATGCTT GCCTTTTCTACTGTTGGTACACCTGACTATATCGCTCCAGAAGTGCTATTGAAGAAAGGTTATGGGATGGAATGTGATTG GTGGTCACTTGGTGCTATTATGTACGAAATGCTTGTGGGTTATCCACCTTTTTATTCAGATGAACCATTGTCAACATGTAGGAAG ATAGTAAACTGGAGAACACATTTGAAATTTCCAGAAGAAGCAAAATTATCTCCAGCGGCAAAAGATCTTATTAGCAAACTCTTATGTAATGTCGACCAGAGATTGGGAACAAATGGCGCAGATGAAATAAAG GCTCATCCATGGTTTAATGGCGTGGAATGGGATAAGCTTTATCAGATGGAAGCTGCATTTATTCCTGAGGTCAAGGATGATTTGGATACccaaaattttgtaaaatttgaagaG TCTGAGAACGAACCTCAAACTACATCAAAAACTGGTCCATGGAGAAAG ATGCTCTCATCTAAGGACGTCAATTTTGTGGGCTATACATACAAGAACTTTGAAATTGTGAATGACTATCAAGTTCCTGGGATGG AAGGCGAGTCGGAGGCAATAGAATCATCAGTTACAGCCCCTGGTGATGAGACTTCTCGAGGGAGCTTTCTGAACCTCTTGCCTCCACGACTAGAAGTATCTCGAAAGTCGAATGAAACCATTATTAGATTTCATTGA
- the LOC118052821 gene encoding scarecrow-like protein 23: protein MKGAYEMAHGALDLIQPREPWDHCASLGFPAPISNPFPKPVLIENRCVNLERSELSEWVEHVTKQLLDDLPDTETHGSLQTETRMVCGDNNIVPSLLGDHFRPKKSMRRSYFDGNGEELQWSHELGGHLANISEKEGSARSSMSRIDEKGLNLITLLLEGAVAISVDNLGEAHRMLLELTQMASPYGPSCAERVVAYFSKAMGSRVINSWLGICSPLINHKSVHSAFQVFNNVSPFIKFAHFTSNQAILEAFQRRDSVHIIDLDIMQGLQWPALFHILATRIEGPPQVRMTGMGSSMEVLVETGKQLSNFARRLGLPFEFHPIAKKFGEIDVSMVPLRRGETLAVHWLQHSLYDATGPDWKTLRLLEALAPRVITLVEQDISHGGSFLDRFVVSLHYYSTLFDSLGAYLPCEDPGRHRIEHCLLYREINNIVAIGGPARSGEDKFRHWRSELAKSSFMQVAMSGNSMAQAQLILNMFPPAHGYNLVQGDGTLRLGWKDTSLFTASAWTSRAPR, encoded by the coding sequence ATGAAAGGAGCATATGAAATGGCTCATGGGGCTCTTGATTTGATACAGCCCCGTGAACCATGGGATCACTGTGCCTCTCTAGGATTTCCAGCTCCAATTTCTAACCCCTTCCCAAAGCCAGTACTGATTGAAAATCGCTGCGTGAACTTGGAGAGGAGTGAGCTCTCTGAGTGGGTAGAACATGTAACAAAGCAGCTCCTTGATGACTTACCGGATACGGAAACTCATGGCAGCTTGCAAACAGAGACAAGAATGGTCTGTGGGGACAACAATATTGTCCCGTCACTCTTGGGCGATCACTTTAGGCCGAAGAAATCTATGAGGAGAAGCTATTTTGATGGCAATGGGGAAGAGCTCCAATGGAGCCATGAGCTTGGAGGACACCTGGCAAACATTTCTGAAAAAGAAGGGAGTGCTAGATCAAGCATGAGTAGGATAGATGAAAAAGGTTTGAACTTAATAACCCTACTGTTGGAGGGTGCTGTTGCTATATCAGTTGATAATCTTGGTGAAGCTCATAGAATGTTGCTTGAGCTGACACAGATGGCTTCTCCTTACGGCCCTTCTTGTGCAGAAAGGGTTGTGGCTTATTTTTCTAAGGCCATGGGTAGTAGGGTTATAAACTCGTGGTTAGGTATTTGTTCACCATTAATCAACCACAAGAGCGTTCATAGCGCCTTCCAAGTCTTTAACAATGTCTCTCCTTTTATCAAATTTGCTCACTTCACCTCCAACCAAGCAATCCTTGAAGCTTTTCAACGCCGCGATAGCGTTCACATAATCGACCTTGATATCATGCAAGGCTTGCAATGGCCGGCCTTATTTCACATTCTGGCCACCAGAATTGAGGGTCCACCGCAAGTTCGAATGACCGGCATGGGCTCATCAATGGAAGTCTTGGTGGAGACAGGGAAACAACTTTCCAATTTCGCTAGGCGACTTGGACTGCCATTTGAGTTCCACCCAATTGCAAAGAAATTTGGAGAAATTGACGTGTCAATGGTGCCACTCAGGAGGGGTGAAACACTAGCCGTGCATTGGCTACAGCATTCCCTCTATGATGCCACAGGACCTGATTGGAAGACATTGAGACTTCTTGAAGCATTGGCCCCAAGAGTGATCACATTAGTTGAGCAAGACATCTCTCATGGTGGATCTTTCTTGGACCGTTTCGTAGTCTCTCTGCATTACTACTCAACACTGTTTGATTCCCTTGGTGCATATTTGCCTTGCGAAGATCCAGGCAGGCACCGGATAGAGCATTGCCTTCTCTACAGAGAAATCAACAACATAGTGGCAATAGGAGGGCCTGCACGAAGCGGTGAGGACAAGTTCAGGCATTGGAGAAGTGAGCTAGCTAAGAGCTCTTTTATGCAGGTGGCAATGAGTGGAAACTCGATGGCTCAAGCACAACTTATATTGAACATGTTCCCTCCTGCCCATGGCTATAACCTTGTGCAAGGAGATGGAACTTTGAGGCTGGGTTGGAAGGATACTAGCTTGTTCACTGCATCTGCTTGGACTTCACGTGCTCCTAGATAG
- the LOC118052822 gene encoding uncharacterized protein isoform X1, producing the protein MDSARSWFQKFQPREKFRSPSRRKEGGAEDNEDTISEMDGEAHSNVTKQKVAAAKRYIENHYKEQMKNLQERKERRTTLEKKLADADVSEEDQSNLLKFLEKKETEYMRLQRHKMGVDDFELLTMIGKGAFGEVRICREKTTGQVYAMKKLKKSEMLRRGQVEHVKAERNLLTEVDSNCIVKLYCSFQDDGFLYLIMEYLPGGDMMTLLMRKDTLTEDEARFYVGETVLAIESIHKRNYIHRDIKPDNLLLDRYGHLRLSDFGLCKPLDCSTIQEGDFSVVNNNSNGTTQNEERPAAPRRTQQEQLEHWQKNRRMLAFSTVGTPDYIAPEVLLKKGYGMECDWWSLGAIMYEMLVGYPPFYSDEPLSTCRKIVNWRTHLKFPEEAKLSPAAKDLISKLLCNVDQRLGTNGADEIKAHPWFNGVEWDKLYQMEAAFIPEVKDDLDTQNFVKFEESENEPQTTSKTGPWRKMLSSKDVNFVGYTYKNFEIVNDYQVPGMADLKKKDTKLKRPSIKSLFEGESEAIESSVTAPGDETSRGSFLNLLPPRLEVSRKSNETIIRFH; encoded by the exons ATGGATTCAGCAAGGAGTTGGTTTCAAAAATTTCAACCGAGAGAAAAGTTTAGGTCTCCTTCGAGGAGGAAGGAGGGAGGTGCTGAGGATAATGAAGATACGATATCGGAAATGGATGGGGAAGCTCATTCCAATGTCACCAAGCAGAAAGTTGCTGCGGCTAAGCGGTATATTGAGAATCATTACAAAGAGCAGATGAAGAATCTACAAGAGAGGAAGGAACG acGGACGACATTGGAAAAGAAGTTGGCGGATGCTGATGTGTCTGAGGAAGATCAGAGCAACTTACTTAAATTCCTGGAGAAGAAGGAAACTGAATACATGCGCCTCCAGAGGCATAAAATGGGTGTTGATGATTTTGAATTGTTGACAATGATTGGCAAGGGTGCGTTTGGGGAG GTCAGAATCTGTAGAGAAAAAACAACAGGCCAAGTGTATGCTATGAAAAAGCTTAAGAAATCAGAGATGTTGCGCAGGGGCCAG GTTGAGCATGTTAAAGCTGAAAGGAATCTGCTCACTGAGGTTGACAGCAATTGCATTGTCAAACTGTACTGTTCTTTTCAAGATGATGGGTTTCTCTACCTTATCATGGAATATTTACCCGGTGGAGATATGATGACTTTACTTATGAGAAAAGATACCTTGACAGAAGATGAAGCTAGATTTTATGTTGGAGAAACAGTTTTGGCTATTGAATCTATCCATAAGCGTAATTACATCCATAG GGATATTAAGCCCGACAACCTGCTACTTGATAGATATGGGCACTTGAGGCTATCTGATTTTGGACTGTGTAAACCATTGGACTGCAGTACCATCCAAGAAGGAGACTTTTCAGTAGTAAACAACAATAGTAATGGGACCACCCAGAATGAAGAACGCCCAGCAGCTCCTAGGCGCACACAGCAAGAGCAATTGGAACATTGGCAAAAGAATAGGAGGATGCTT GCCTTTTCTACTGTTGGTACACCTGACTATATCGCTCCAGAAGTGCTATTGAAGAAAGGTTATGGGATGGAATGTGATTG GTGGTCACTTGGTGCTATTATGTACGAAATGCTTGTGGGTTATCCACCTTTTTATTCAGATGAACCATTGTCAACATGTAGGAAG ATAGTAAACTGGAGAACACATTTGAAATTTCCAGAAGAAGCAAAATTATCTCCAGCGGCAAAAGATCTTATTAGCAAACTCTTATGTAATGTCGACCAGAGATTGGGAACAAATGGCGCAGATGAAATAAAG GCTCATCCATGGTTTAATGGCGTGGAATGGGATAAGCTTTATCAGATGGAAGCTGCATTTATTCCTGAGGTCAAGGATGATTTGGATACccaaaattttgtaaaatttgaagaG TCTGAGAACGAACCTCAAACTACATCAAAAACTGGTCCATGGAGAAAG ATGCTCTCATCTAAGGACGTCAATTTTGTGGGCTATACATACAAGAACTTTGAAATTGTGAATGACTATCAAGTTCCTGGGATGG CCGacttgaagaagaaagacaCCAAGCTGAAGAGACCATCTATCAAGTCGCTTTTTG AAGGCGAGTCGGAGGCAATAGAATCATCAGTTACAGCCCCTGGTGATGAGACTTCTCGAGGGAGCTTTCTGAACCTCTTGCCTCCACGACTAGAAGTATCTCGAAAGTCGAATGAAACCATTATTAGATTTCATTGA